A segment of the Odoribacter splanchnicus DSM 20712 genome:
TTCGCTGCTTTGTCCGGTGAAGATGCACTGTTGTTGCCTCTGATGTCACTGGGATTCGAAGGCGTGATCTCGGTGATTGCCAATGTACTTCCGAACGATTATGCCTGTCTGGTGAAAAGTGCGTTGCAGGGAGATTATCCGACTGCCCGTCGCATCCATTTGGACAGGGCCGAACTTTGTAAAGCTTTATTTGAAGAAGGAAATCCGGCAGGCATAAAGGCTGCTTTACATGCTGCCGGCATTATTCGTCAAAATACCCTGCGTTTACCTTTAACTCCGGTGAGTGACGCTCTTTATAATAAAATCATCGGACTGTTGAAACTTCATTAATCGATATAACCTGGATGAGAACGGTCCTCCCGTTTTCTCAGGTTACGTTTGTATCGGTAAAAGGCGATTCCCAGAATAATCAGGATCGGTAAAAGGAAATTGATGTACTTCAACACTTCCCGGCTGGTGTCTCCGACAGGTTCCAGTACCGGGAAGGTGGTGAATTTATTTCGCAACTGAATCAGCCCGGAATTGTCTGCCAGCCATTCGATAGAATTTAAAGCAAAAGTGATGTTGTCCGTATGGCCGTCGATAGCCGACTGGTTGATCAGGAAATCGGCATCGGTGATGGTGACGATGGCACTGTTGTTATCGTCGTTCGTCAGTAAGGCTGCGACGATATTGTGCGGACGGTTGAAATCGCGCTGGGTCCATTGCTTTTCCAGATCGAAACATACCGGAGCTTGCTGCACTCCCGAAATGGAGGAACTTTGTGCCAGAGGAGTGAAAATATAAGGCGTCGGGGTTTTGATCTGTTCTATACTGCTGGCAAACATGAGTAGCATGGACCGTAGGCCGTAAGTAATCGTATGCTTGCTGAAATTGGTGATCACCGGGCAATACGGGAAACTGACACTACGCTGGAATTTCAGATAACCGTATTGTTGTTCGAAATTACATACCCCGCAATTATTGTCGATGATAAAGTCGTTCCTGATTTTCAGTCCTTTTTTCTCGAGCATATCTTCCACGCCTGTGGAATTGATGTATCCATTGTTCGGATGATCCAACAGTCCGATTGCATGATTCAAAGCGATGAAAAGCCGTCCGCCTTTGGAAAGAAATTTTTCCAGTTGGGCGATTTCATAGGGGGAAAAGTTGTCTTTGGGATTGATCAGGCAGAGTACATTACAATCTTCATAAGTGTTCAGATTCAGATCTACAACCGTAATGTCCGTCAGATGAGATAGTTCGTCGACCAGTTCCGACATTAAGTTAAGGGTCGTTTCGCCGTGTCCGCGAACAAAACCGATCCGGGGTTTGATGGTATCGGAGGCTTGTTTCAACATCCGGGTAATTTCATATTCAATGGGTGTATTGAATGAAATGTTGGGGAGTACGGTCTTGTTGTTGCCGATATGAAATACAGCTCCGCAATAAATTTTCTGGATTTTCTCCAGATCCCTTTCCCGGATCTCGTTGAATGACGGGATAATTCCTTCCTGGGTCGCTTTAAATTCCTTTTCTGTGTTATCCGGGTAAATGGTGTTTATCGTAAAACTGACATTACTGAGAGATTTATATTCCTTCAGCAATGAACGGAATTCTTTTACCAGCTTTTTCGTATCCTGGGGCAGATCTTCGGTGACATAAAAATCGACAACAATGGGTTCGACGTTATTACGGATACTGGTCTTGCTGACTTTACTCAGGGAATAACGTTTGGTTTTGGTAAAATCCCAACGGAAAAAAATGAAAAAAGAGAAAATATTCACGAGTAATATTACTGTGAGAATGGATATAATATCTTTTATAATTTTCTTCATACAGATCGTGACATTGTAAAGATTGAAATATTAAAATCGGCTCTTACATATGAAAAACTTCGATAAAGCCAGAAAAACCGTGATGACCGATCCGAAATAAATAATATCCCGGGAATCCAGTATGCCTCTTGACAACGAATCAAAATGTTCTTCCATAGAGAGATAACTGAATAGATCTGCAAAAATGCCGGTCCCGATCTGTTCAGCAAACATGCCGAATAAAAATTGGAAACACAAACCGATACCGAGGCTGATGAAAAAAGCCGATACGGCAGTACGGGACAAGGAAGAGGAGAAGATGCCGATACAGATATAACATGCACTCATCTCGATCAGGCCCAGATAGCCTAAAAGGACTGCTCCATGATCCACCTCTCCTAAGAAAGAGAGCGTAATATAATAGGGTAGTGTCAGGGCCAATGCCAGTGTCGTGATAATTAAATTGGAAAAGAATTTACTACAAAGCAGGTCGGCTGTTTTTATAGGCTTGGTCAGCATTAATTCGATCGTTCCGTTTCTTTTTTCGTCGGCAATACTTTTCATGGTGAGGGCTGGAATCAGAAAAAACTGTGTCCAGTTGATAATACCGAATACCTGCATCATATTGGCCTGTCCGATGTATAAAAGATTATTACTGGAAAGCCATGAAAAAAATCCGCAAACACAGAAAAACAGGGTATACCCGATATAGATACTCCATGAATTGAATGTTGTGGCTAATTCTTTATGAACGAGTATTTTAACCGTATTCATAACCATTTTAATTTTTAGTTACCTGGCGGAAGATATCTTCCAGACGAGTTTCCACGGGAGTCATTTCGCTGATATACCAGTTATTTTGGCAACAAATATCGAAAATCTTTTTCTCAATTTCAGTAGCCCGCTCACATTGGATTTCAAAATGATGCGGAGTGGAGGAAATGATGTTTTCCAGTTCCGGAATCAATGCCAGTTCGTTGTAGATATCTTCGTCTTCTCCGCCCTGAATACAAATCTTCAGTAGCTTGCCTTTATCGGATTTGTTGCGCAGTTCGGCAGAAGTTCCGTCAGCGACGATTTTTCCTTTATTGATGATCAGCACCCGGTCACAGGTCGCTTCGATCTCTGCCAGGATATGTGAACTCATGATCACCGTTTTTTCCCTGCCGATATTTTTGATCAGTTCCCTGATTTCGACGATCTGATTCGGATCGAGTCCGGTGGTCGGTTCGTCGAGCAGCAATACCTCCGGATCATGGATCAACGCCTGGGCCAATCCTACCCGCTGGCGATAGCCTTTGGATAACTCCCGGATGGTTTTGTGTTTTTCATTGTCCAGGCCACACATCCGGATCATGTCCATGACTTTGGGGATGATCTTATATTTGGGAATATTGTGTACCCGGGCGATGAAATCCAGAAAATCGATCACATTCATCTCTTCGTAGAGTGGATTGTGCTCGGGTAGATAACCGATGATTTGTTTGATTTTATAGGGGTTTTTATGGATGGAATATTTACCGATACGGATGTTTCCATAATCCGGAAATAGAAAGCACGACATGATCTTCAGGGTGGTGGTTTTACCGGCACCGTTCGGTCCCAGAAATCCCAGAATCTCTCCTTTTTTGACTTCGAAGCTCACAGAGTCTACTGCTTTCTGATAGCCGAAAGACTTTGTCAGATTTTCAACCACAACATCCATATTGCACCTTTTTAGTAACCTTTTGTTCGACACGAAGTATTATCGTGTAACAAATATAATCAGGAAGCGACTAATCGGTGAGGGTTTAACAATCTTTAACCGCAGATTTCCTGTGGATTTTGCTAAAGCGGGAATTGACGCGAATTTTATTTTTGTGAAATTAAATGAGCGTTTAGGATTTTAAAGTTTTCCTTCTGTGTTTTTAGTCCGTAAAGAAGAGGTCCTTCCTCCGGGATTAAAAATATTTTAATGCAATAAATCCAGTATCCTCCACCTTAAATCACCAAAAGTGTGCTTTTCCGTTTTCCCACGTAAAAATCCGTTCTTCCTGTCCCAGGGTATGGTTGCGCAACCAATATAATCCGTTGCTGGGGACGTCGTCGTATTCGATGTAA
Coding sequences within it:
- a CDS encoding GldG family protein — translated: MKKIIKDIISILTVILLVNIFSFFIFFRWDFTKTKRYSLSKVSKTSIRNNVEPIVVDFYVTEDLPQDTKKLVKEFRSLLKEYKSLSNVSFTINTIYPDNTEKEFKATQEGIIPSFNEIRERDLEKIQKIYCGAVFHIGNNKTVLPNISFNTPIEYEITRMLKQASDTIKPRIGFVRGHGETTLNLMSELVDELSHLTDITVVDLNLNTYEDCNVLCLINPKDNFSPYEIAQLEKFLSKGGRLFIALNHAIGLLDHPNNGYINSTGVEDMLEKKGLKIRNDFIIDNNCGVCNFEQQYGYLKFQRSVSFPYCPVITNFSKHTITYGLRSMLLMFASSIEQIKTPTPYIFTPLAQSSSISGVQQAPVCFDLEKQWTQRDFNRPHNIVAALLTNDDNNSAIVTITDADFLINQSAIDGHTDNITFALNSIEWLADNSGLIQLRNKFTTFPVLEPVGDTSREVLKYINFLLPILIILGIAFYRYKRNLRKREDRSHPGYID
- a CDS encoding ABC transporter permease; this translates as MNTVKILVHKELATTFNSWSIYIGYTLFFCVCGFFSWLSSNNLLYIGQANMMQVFGIINWTQFFLIPALTMKSIADEKRNGTIELMLTKPIKTADLLCSKFFSNLIITTLALALTLPYYITLSFLGEVDHGAVLLGYLGLIEMSACYICIGIFSSSLSRTAVSAFFISLGIGLCFQFLFGMFAEQIGTGIFADLFSYLSMEEHFDSLSRGILDSRDIIYFGSVITVFLALSKFFICKSRF
- a CDS encoding ATP-binding cassette domain-containing protein; protein product: MDVVVENLTKSFGYQKAVDSVSFEVKKGEILGFLGPNGAGKTTTLKIMSCFLFPDYGNIRIGKYSIHKNPYKIKQIIGYLPEHNPLYEEMNVIDFLDFIARVHNIPKYKIIPKVMDMIRMCGLDNEKHKTIRELSKGYRQRVGLAQALIHDPEVLLLDEPTTGLDPNQIVEIRELIKNIGREKTVIMSSHILAEIEATCDRVLIINKGKIVADGTSAELRNKSDKGKLLKICIQGGEDEDIYNELALIPELENIISSTPHHFEIQCERATEIEKKIFDICCQNNWYISEMTPVETRLEDIFRQVTKN